From Natrinema amylolyticum, the proteins below share one genomic window:
- the cheB gene encoding chemotaxis-specific protein-glutamate methyltransferase CheB, translating to MTRVLVVDDSKFMRTVIGNALESAGYDIETAANGTEAVETVAEFDPDVVTMDVEMPEMGGIDAVERIMTTNPTPILMLSVHTERGTEATLDALERGAADFLHKPDGSDSRNIAHLTDEVVEAVDDLAEADISSVALARASATAYATRERRTDSAGRGTTTGNAVAGGGTESRLNPDRGTTGPDTAPEIGSTGDVDEDAAPIAVDGDRADAPTIVLGASTGGPKIVERLFERLPGDLEAKVLVVQHMPPGFTERFADRLDARSAYDISEATDGDRIRPGEAAVAPGNQHLEVASNVNNALRLRLDDGERVHGVRPAIDVTMESAAERVSDALCGVVLTGMGRDGAAGIEAIKAAGGRTIAQDEATSPVFGIPCQAIETGRVDTIAPAEGIADAIVDAFTTDGENDE from the coding sequence ATGACGCGAGTACTCGTTGTCGACGACTCGAAGTTTATGCGGACAGTCATCGGCAACGCGCTCGAGTCGGCCGGCTACGATATCGAAACGGCCGCGAACGGCACCGAGGCCGTCGAGACGGTCGCCGAGTTCGATCCGGACGTCGTGACGATGGACGTCGAAATGCCCGAGATGGGCGGTATCGACGCCGTCGAGCGGATCATGACGACGAATCCGACTCCCATTCTCATGCTCAGCGTTCACACCGAACGCGGCACGGAGGCGACGCTCGACGCCTTGGAACGGGGAGCCGCGGACTTCCTACACAAGCCCGACGGCTCCGATTCGCGAAACATCGCCCATCTCACTGACGAAGTCGTCGAAGCGGTCGACGACCTCGCCGAGGCCGACATCTCGTCAGTGGCGCTCGCGCGGGCCTCCGCGACGGCCTACGCGACCCGCGAGAGACGTACCGACAGTGCGGGACGGGGAACCACCACCGGCAACGCCGTCGCCGGTGGCGGCACCGAGAGCCGTCTGAATCCCGATCGGGGGACGACTGGGCCGGACACAGCCCCCGAAATCGGCTCCACCGGTGACGTCGACGAGGACGCGGCCCCGATCGCCGTCGACGGCGACCGGGCCGACGCGCCGACGATCGTCCTCGGCGCGTCGACCGGCGGACCGAAGATCGTCGAACGGCTGTTCGAACGACTCCCAGGCGACCTCGAGGCGAAAGTGCTTGTCGTCCAGCACATGCCGCCCGGGTTCACCGAGCGGTTCGCCGATCGACTCGATGCACGAAGCGCGTACGACATCAGCGAGGCGACAGATGGGGACCGGATCCGGCCCGGTGAGGCCGCGGTCGCACCGGGTAACCAGCATCTCGAGGTAGCGAGCAACGTCAACAACGCGCTCCGTCTGCGACTCGACGACGGCGAACGGGTCCACGGCGTGCGACCAGCAATCGACGTGACGATGGAGAGCGCCGCCGAACGGGTCTCCGACGCGCTCTGTGGTGTCGTCCTGACCGGAATGGGTCGTGACGGTGCGGCCGGAATCGAGGCGATCAAGGCCGCGGGCGGTCGGACCATCGCACAGGACGAGGCGACGAGTCCGGTCTTTGGCATCCCCTGTCAGGCAATCGAGACGGGCCGTGTCGATACGATCGCGCCCGCCGAGGGCATCGCCGATGCGATCGTCGACGCCTTTACCACGGACGGTGAGAACGATGAGTGA
- a CDS encoding Hpt domain-containing protein translates to MSDYLTDFVQESEERITELNNALLTLEREPDDEEAMENIFRIAHTLKGNCGAMGLESASDLAHALEDLLDAVRRDDLEVTASLMDVVFDAVDELETMIDEVAETGEIRTDPSATIEALRSHLTDADGAAGIEPPTAAKIDDVCSRFEPPADEGHDVYLARLAIAAEDGVNNGELVVDALIDAFDLIGTDPPRETIGTGDYGGSFDAIFGTAVGEAAIASGLEPVEEVDEFEIVDVSDRFEGTNAAAGASEQASDAEPGDDISSDEAQDLEVDDLLDEFNEFDNLDEMVDDVEDEELDAFEDMGEAGSFDDLLDEEDVAELDAEPGEPPADAIDADDGPTAETAETAEPAADDATGADAASGSESDDDEVDDAGAVFNELKDEVEMVGFDELQDELEELEFDEFDDEEEVDMDELLGDDADDDSFLDDEEPSADAVDDLLVDSEPNDTSVADDTVDDILVDSEPDDGPSPDDGSSPDDAVDDILVDSESDDASSPDDTAEDRSVVADESSAAVGGDDAFSSTEDDLDDTVDDLEFGDDDIAAATDVDESAPDDEPVETPAATESTDDSISAESELDAPSDGAADAVDATGLEDETVGEDAAAESVVADAESAEVVAGEADADETATDDDVAAEAAVDEEIIEETVDDEDPIDETTTETDVPDETDAIDERSDSGVAVEDVAAEDVAAEDVVAEGSADDIAGDVAAEDGDDTVVAEGPADAVPADEPEPVDSASTADDGDAVAADTADTESFADADEADPFDDATALAADETTESLDATDLETDDATAEEADETTVAEETDDAAEGAADDRAPADSFGDTAGDGFEPTAAFDDDFETADDESDPFDDDSFATDADDSFADFSADAAETAETTESDDDFEGEFDEQLDDQSDDEAVAGSTGFDTGDAGFESSASDADTDSDSSLPGAASFGDDGSDSDTDDDVVRIVDEPKMEIPDISLPETGDRPDADDETDEIQSVRVDVEQVDSLLTLVEGLVTSRVRLRHAADTDDGGTALDKELDALSDLTTDLQETVMDIRLVPLQTVTNRLPRVVRDIARDQNKEVAFEMSGENVELDRSILDRIGDPLIHLVRNAVDHGIELPERREEVGKSREGAVEVHADRSRDRVTITVEDDGSGLDPDRLRDEAVEAGVLDADEAADLSDEEAYDLIFHPGLSTAEEVTDVSGRGVGMDVVKRTIEDLEGTVSIDSDEGEGTTVTMTLPVTVAIDEILFVESGGEEFGIPTKAVRDIEPAAAVETTAGESVLRDDDGDYPVIRLTDVLETPVPGANGDGMVVRIRDEVREVALHCDHVQGQQEVVVKPFEGVMSGIPGLSGATVRGRGEVVNILDVTTL, encoded by the coding sequence ATGAGTGATTATCTGACAGACTTCGTTCAGGAGAGCGAAGAACGAATTACGGAACTGAACAACGCCTTGCTCACCCTCGAGCGCGAGCCCGACGACGAGGAGGCGATGGAGAACATCTTCCGGATCGCACACACCCTCAAGGGGAACTGCGGGGCGATGGGCTTGGAGTCGGCGAGCGATCTCGCCCACGCGCTCGAGGACCTGCTCGACGCCGTCCGTCGCGACGACCTCGAGGTGACCGCGTCACTGATGGACGTCGTCTTCGACGCCGTCGACGAACTCGAGACGATGATCGACGAGGTCGCCGAGACCGGCGAGATCCGGACCGATCCGTCGGCGACGATCGAAGCGCTTCGGAGTCATCTGACCGATGCGGACGGCGCGGCGGGTATCGAACCACCCACAGCCGCGAAGATCGACGACGTCTGCTCCCGATTCGAGCCGCCGGCCGACGAGGGCCACGACGTCTATCTCGCCCGCCTCGCGATCGCAGCGGAAGACGGCGTTAACAACGGGGAACTGGTCGTCGACGCACTGATCGACGCGTTCGATCTGATCGGAACCGATCCACCCCGCGAAACGATCGGGACCGGGGACTACGGCGGGAGCTTCGACGCAATCTTCGGGACCGCGGTCGGCGAGGCCGCTATCGCCTCCGGGCTCGAACCGGTCGAGGAGGTCGACGAGTTCGAAATCGTCGACGTCTCCGATCGATTCGAGGGGACGAACGCGGCCGCGGGCGCGTCGGAGCAGGCGTCCGACGCCGAACCGGGCGACGATATCTCGTCCGACGAAGCCCAAGACCTCGAGGTCGACGACCTCCTCGACGAGTTCAACGAGTTCGACAACTTGGACGAGATGGTCGACGACGTCGAGGACGAGGAACTCGACGCGTTCGAGGACATGGGCGAAGCGGGGTCGTTCGACGACCTGCTCGACGAAGAGGACGTCGCCGAACTCGACGCCGAGCCTGGCGAACCGCCGGCCGATGCCATCGATGCGGACGACGGCCCGACCGCCGAGACCGCGGAGACGGCGGAGCCGGCGGCCGACGACGCGACCGGAGCTGACGCCGCGTCGGGGTCAGAATCCGACGACGACGAAGTCGATGATGCCGGCGCGGTCTTCAACGAACTCAAAGACGAGGTCGAGATGGTCGGCTTCGACGAGTTACAGGACGAACTCGAGGAACTCGAGTTCGACGAGTTCGACGACGAAGAGGAAGTCGATATGGACGAACTCCTCGGCGACGACGCCGATGACGATTCGTTCCTCGACGACGAGGAACCGTCGGCGGACGCGGTCGACGACCTTCTGGTCGATTCGGAGCCGAACGATACGTCGGTTGCGGACGACACGGTCGACGACATTCTGGTCGATTCGGAGCCGGATGACGGTCCAAGTCCGGACGATGGTTCGAGTCCCGACGACGCGGTCGACGATATCCTGGTCGATTCGGAGTCGGATGACGCTTCGAGTCCGGACGACACCGCCGAGGACCGATCCGTCGTCGCGGACGAGTCGAGCGCTGCCGTCGGCGGTGACGACGCGTTCTCGTCGACCGAAGACGATCTCGATGATACCGTCGACGACCTCGAGTTCGGTGACGACGATATCGCGGCAGCGACGGATGTCGACGAGTCGGCCCCGGACGACGAGCCCGTCGAAACGCCAGCCGCGACCGAATCGACGGACGACTCCATATCGGCCGAGTCGGAACTCGACGCACCGAGCGACGGGGCGGCCGACGCGGTCGACGCGACCGGCCTCGAGGACGAGACGGTCGGCGAAGACGCGGCCGCCGAGTCGGTGGTAGCCGATGCGGAGAGTGCTGAAGTGGTCGCTGGCGAAGCGGATGCTGATGAGACGGCCACTGACGACGATGTCGCTGCGGAGGCGGCCGTTGACGAAGAGATTATCGAGGAGACGGTCGATGATGAGGACCCGATCGACGAGACGACCACCGAGACGGACGTTCCCGACGAGACGGACGCTATCGACGAGCGTTCCGACTCGGGGGTCGCCGTCGAAGATGTCGCTGCTGAAGACGTCGCTGCCGAGGACGTAGTCGCCGAAGGTAGTGCTGACGACATCGCCGGAGACGTCGCTGCCGAGGACGGAGATGACACAGTTGTCGCGGAGGGCCCGGCCGACGCGGTCCCCGCCGACGAACCGGAGCCAGTCGATAGCGCTTCGACCGCCGATGACGGCGACGCGGTCGCGGCCGACACTGCTGATACGGAGTCGTTCGCCGACGCGGACGAGGCCGATCCGTTCGATGATGCAACTGCGCTCGCGGCCGACGAGACCACCGAGTCCCTCGACGCGACCGATCTCGAGACCGACGATGCGACGGCCGAGGAGGCTGACGAGACTACTGTTGCTGAAGAGACGGACGACGCTGCGGAGGGTGCGGCAGACGACAGGGCACCGGCCGACTCGTTCGGCGACACCGCCGGGGACGGCTTCGAACCGACGGCGGCCTTCGACGACGACTTCGAGACGGCCGACGACGAGTCGGATCCTTTCGATGACGACAGCTTCGCGACGGACGCCGACGATTCGTTCGCGGACTTCTCGGCCGACGCCGCCGAGACCGCGGAGACGACGGAGTCGGACGACGACTTCGAGGGCGAGTTCGACGAGCAACTGGACGACCAGTCCGACGACGAGGCGGTCGCCGGATCCACCGGCTTCGATACCGGTGACGCCGGCTTCGAGTCGTCGGCGTCGGACGCCGACACCGATTCGGACTCGAGTCTCCCGGGCGCTGCGTCGTTCGGCGACGATGGGAGCGATTCGGACACTGATGACGACGTCGTGCGGATCGTCGACGAACCCAAGATGGAGATTCCGGATATCTCGCTCCCGGAGACGGGTGACCGACCGGACGCCGACGACGAAACCGACGAGATCCAGTCCGTTCGCGTCGACGTCGAGCAGGTCGACTCCCTGCTCACGCTCGTCGAAGGGCTGGTGACGAGTCGCGTCCGCCTCCGCCACGCGGCCGATACGGACGACGGCGGCACGGCCCTCGACAAGGAACTCGACGCGCTGTCGGATCTGACGACTGACCTGCAGGAGACGGTGATGGATATCCGACTGGTGCCGCTCCAGACGGTGACGAACCGCCTGCCGCGGGTCGTCCGCGACATCGCCCGCGATCAGAACAAGGAGGTCGCTTTCGAGATGAGCGGCGAGAACGTCGAACTGGATCGAAGTATCCTCGATCGAATCGGCGATCCGCTCATTCATCTGGTTCGCAACGCCGTCGACCACGGGATCGAACTGCCGGAACGGCGCGAAGAGGTCGGTAAATCGCGCGAAGGGGCCGTCGAGGTCCACGCCGACCGCTCGCGCGACCGCGTGACGATCACGGTCGAAGACGACGGAAGCGGACTCGATCCCGATCGACTTCGCGACGAGGCCGTCGAAGCCGGCGTTCTCGACGCGGACGAGGCCGCCGACCTCTCCGACGAGGAGGCCTACGACCTCATCTTCCATCCCGGCCTCTCGACGGCCGAGGAGGTGACGGACGTGAGTGGCCGCGGCGTCGGCATGGACGTCGTCAAACGGACGATCGAGGATTTAGAGGGAACGGTCTCGATCGACAGCGACGAGGGCGAAGGGACGACCGTCACGATGACGCTCCCGGTAACGGTCGCGATCGACGAAATCCTGTTCGTCGAGAGCGGCGGCGAGGAGTTCGGTATCCCGACCAAGGCCGTTCGGGACATCGAACCCGCGGCCGCGGTCGAGACGACCGCCGGTGAATCCGTACTCCGCGACGACGACGGCGACTATCCAGTTATCCGACTGACCGACGTCCTCGAGACGCCGGTCCCCGGTGCGAACGGCGACGGGATGGTCGTCCGCATTCGCGACGAGGTTCGCGAGGTAGCGCTGCACTGCGATCACGTGCAGGGCCAACAGGAAGTCGTCGTCAAGCCCTTTGAGGGCGTTATGAGCGGTATCCCGGGGCTCAGCGGTGCAACGGTGCGGGGGCGAGGGGAAGTAGTCAACATTCTGGATGTGACGACACTATGA
- a CDS encoding chemotaxis protein CheC yields the protein MTMMVDIRKLSFINEMAKVGTNGVADNMSKLTGEDAQMEVTKTNFIDVDDIESQLDGGKRVGVRVRLLDPPHGHILILFPEASAKKITAIMLRDVVDDMGDVSGKMARSAVEEMGNMMASGFIDGWADVLGRAIDIAAPQLVYAPTGDIVTRTASLGGDDLALFFDSDLSVPSYQIEAEIYAFPDLEEFVEMVNGIEVQSA from the coding sequence ATGACGATGATGGTCGATATACGAAAGCTGAGCTTCATAAACGAGATGGCGAAGGTCGGGACGAACGGCGTCGCCGACAACATGAGTAAACTGACCGGCGAGGACGCCCAGATGGAGGTGACGAAGACCAACTTCATCGACGTCGACGACATCGAGTCACAACTCGACGGCGGGAAGCGGGTCGGCGTCCGCGTCCGACTACTGGATCCCCCGCATGGGCACATCCTCATCCTCTTTCCCGAGGCGAGCGCGAAGAAGATCACGGCGATCATGCTCCGCGACGTCGTCGACGATATGGGCGACGTCTCCGGAAAGATGGCCCGCAGCGCCGTCGAGGAGATGGGCAACATGATGGCCAGTGGCTTCATCGACGGCTGGGCGGACGTGCTCGGGCGTGCGATCGACATCGCTGCGCCACAACTCGTCTACGCGCCGACGGGGGATATCGTCACCCGGACGGCCAGTCTCGGTGGTGACGATCTGGCCCTGTTCTTCGACTCCGATCTGTCGGTTCCCAGCTACCAGATCGAAGCAGAGATTTACGCGTTCCCCGACCTCGAAGAGTTCGTGGAAATGGTCAACGGCATCGAAGTCCAATCCGCATGA
- a CDS encoding chemotaxis protein CheC — protein MKLDVNALGTFYRMAREGAGLAAGRLTHMLGVETKVGVTKLNFMRGQEIRRDFEDSTEKVGVRVKLTGGIEGYSVVVFERENALRIVETLLAEAGPDADVDADVGELDGFDEMTESAATEVGHIMNSGFIDGWADVLETVIDVSTPEFVEGQTAEPFFGDIDEAPADDDLALLFQSQIETVGTEVGFSHYLFPKRESMSKLLERLRTSEGIEYDKLDGFDRMAERGAEEIAKTATTLTGIDTSVDIRRLNFVSLEAIPEQVAEEKLVGVAFEFDGMPSGYLLFLFDEESAHEIVDAMVPMEVDEDGFGEMGTSAIKELGNIMASGFLDGWANVLDTTIDHSTPEFIHDIGAAAVDPVIIQLGENQDFAFVFDTVVMADGREFDCEVYAIPDESDLERALNNLDVDRIEDAKTTAEFQEVDNA, from the coding sequence ATGAAACTCGACGTCAACGCACTCGGCACGTTCTACCGGATGGCTCGAGAGGGAGCCGGACTGGCGGCGGGTCGACTCACACACATGCTGGGCGTCGAGACGAAGGTCGGCGTGACGAAGCTCAACTTCATGCGCGGCCAGGAAATTCGGCGCGACTTCGAGGACTCGACCGAGAAGGTCGGCGTTCGCGTCAAGCTGACCGGCGGGATCGAGGGATACTCGGTCGTCGTCTTCGAGCGCGAGAACGCGCTCCGAATCGTCGAAACCCTGCTCGCCGAGGCCGGCCCCGACGCGGACGTCGATGCCGACGTCGGCGAGCTCGACGGCTTCGACGAGATGACCGAGAGCGCGGCCACCGAGGTCGGCCACATCATGAACAGCGGCTTCATCGACGGCTGGGCCGACGTCTTGGAGACCGTCATCGACGTCTCGACACCGGAGTTCGTCGAGGGCCAGACCGCCGAGCCCTTTTTCGGCGATATCGACGAGGCTCCGGCCGACGACGACCTCGCCTTGCTCTTCCAGAGCCAGATCGAGACCGTCGGCACCGAGGTCGGTTTCAGTCACTACCTCTTCCCGAAACGCGAGTCGATGTCGAAGCTCTTGGAGCGACTGCGCACCAGCGAGGGTATCGAGTACGACAAGCTCGACGGCTTCGACCGGATGGCCGAGCGCGGTGCCGAAGAGATCGCCAAGACGGCGACCACGCTGACCGGCATCGACACGAGCGTCGACATCCGCCGGCTGAACTTCGTCTCGCTCGAGGCGATCCCGGAACAGGTGGCCGAGGAGAAACTCGTCGGGGTCGCCTTCGAGTTCGACGGCATGCCGAGTGGCTATCTGCTCTTCCTGTTCGACGAGGAGTCGGCCCACGAGATCGTCGACGCGATGGTTCCCATGGAGGTCGACGAGGACGGGTTCGGCGAGATGGGAACCAGCGCGATCAAAGAACTCGGGAATATCATGGCCAGCGGGTTTCTCGACGGCTGGGCGAACGTCCTCGATACGACGATCGACCACTCGACGCCGGAGTTCATCCACGACATCGGCGCTGCGGCCGTCGACCCGGTCATCATCCAACTCGGCGAGAATCAGGACTTCGCGTTCGTCTTCGACACGGTCGTCATGGCCGACGGCCGGGAGTTCGACTGCGAAGTGTACGCGATCCCCGACGAGTCGGATCTCGAGCGGGCGCTGAACAACTTAGACGTCGATCGGATCGAAGACGCCAAGACGACGGCGGAGTTCCAGGAAGTCGATAACGCATGA
- a CDS encoding chemotaxis protein CheD translates to MKTYGTEPGAPTPVQVGISELVVSDGDDTLKSYGLGSCLAIALYDPNSQIGGLAHVMLPDGDAADNSDRKPGKYADTAIRALLRRMVEQGANYTAVEAKIAGGSDMFEFESFGDGVGQRNIAAAKTELEKLGVPLEAEDVGGEYGRTVEFTPGTGTLVVKTSDGDNGVTEL, encoded by the coding sequence ATGAAAACATACGGTACCGAACCGGGCGCACCGACGCCGGTCCAGGTCGGCATCTCCGAACTCGTCGTCAGCGACGGCGACGATACGCTCAAATCCTACGGGCTGGGGTCGTGTCTGGCCATCGCACTGTACGATCCGAACTCCCAGATCGGCGGGCTGGCACACGTCATGTTGCCCGACGGCGACGCCGCGGACAACAGCGACCGCAAACCCGGCAAGTACGCCGATACGGCGATCCGGGCGCTCCTCCGTCGTATGGTCGAGCAGGGGGCCAACTACACCGCCGTCGAAGCGAAAATCGCCGGCGGCAGCGACATGTTCGAGTTCGAGAGTTTCGGCGACGGCGTCGGACAGCGAAATATCGCCGCCGCGAAGACGGAACTCGAGAAACTCGGCGTTCCCCTCGAGGCCGAAGACGTCGGCGGCGAGTACGGGCGGACCGTCGAGTTCACCCCGGGAACGGGCACGCTCGTCGTGAAGACGTCCGACGGCGATAACGGAGTGACGGAGTTGTGA
- a CDS encoding protein-glutamate O-methyltransferase CheR, which produces MIGDGAGDAGTDPDDDRDDEVFADLLAFVEDELSFATSHYNDSYLDRRISSRMRRTRNETYETYFEQLRRDSDEQEALLEAMSINVTGFFRNPDVWSGIRTVLRTLSAKDTTVRVWSAACADGREPYSLAMLAHDDPRIDESNVYILGTDISAPALETAREGVYEESRTVDLDDQLSFLDDYRRYVDVDDRTYRINDAVKRNVRFQRHDLINDDPKSGFDLVTCRNLFIYIDNAYKRPMLETIARSLRTDGYLVIGKAETIPPTLKSAFAVREARLRIYQREVRGTNGGTIDRRANSNSES; this is translated from the coding sequence GTGATCGGCGACGGGGCTGGCGACGCCGGTACTGATCCCGACGATGACCGGGACGACGAGGTGTTCGCCGATCTCCTCGCGTTCGTCGAAGACGAACTGTCGTTTGCAACGAGTCACTACAACGACAGCTACCTCGACCGACGCATCTCCTCGCGGATGCGGCGCACGAGAAACGAGACCTACGAGACCTACTTCGAGCAACTACGGCGCGATTCCGACGAGCAGGAAGCGCTGCTCGAGGCGATGAGCATCAACGTCACGGGTTTCTTTCGGAATCCCGATGTCTGGTCGGGGATTCGGACCGTCCTCCGGACGCTGTCCGCGAAAGACACGACCGTTCGCGTCTGGAGTGCCGCGTGTGCCGACGGTCGAGAGCCGTACTCGCTCGCGATGCTCGCACACGACGATCCACGGATCGACGAGTCCAACGTCTATATCCTCGGGACCGACATCAGCGCCCCGGCGCTCGAGACGGCCCGGGAAGGCGTCTACGAGGAGTCTCGAACCGTCGACCTCGACGATCAGCTCTCCTTTCTCGACGACTATCGACGGTACGTCGACGTCGACGACCGAACCTACCGCATCAACGATGCGGTCAAGCGAAACGTTCGCTTCCAGCGCCACGATCTGATCAACGACGATCCGAAGTCGGGATTCGATCTCGTTACCTGCCGAAATCTCTTCATATACATCGACAATGCCTATAAACGGCCAATGCTCGAGACGATCGCCCGGTCGCTTCGGACGGACGGCTACCTCGTCATCGGTAAGGCCGAGACGATTCCGCCGACGCTCAAGTCGGCCTTCGCCGTCCGCGAGGCTCGCTTGCGGATCTATCAGCGAGAAGTGCGCGGCACGAACGGCGGGACGATCGACCGCCGCGCCAACTCGAACTCCGAATCGTAG
- a CDS encoding DUF7289 family protein, which translates to MRRNRTSETSAGRGRNDRAVSDVLAFTLVFATIIGSVMLLSMTGFQAMADYSDNEQLRNSERAMEALTENFNDIMRHDGIDKRRGELSLQEGTFSTGSDGTELTIEIDSNSADASPTTLGELTYTTGSDTIAYEGGGIVRSAENGGSVVLKRPQLTCDPTNETAMITLTSIETDSRSIQSSGTLEVTMNELNRETQIESDVNEVTITADTDYDNAWNTTLDRSGWETESYPDATCTSDAGNQLRVVITVVEADIEY; encoded by the coding sequence ATGAGGAGAAATCGAACGTCAGAGACGAGCGCTGGACGTGGCAGAAACGATCGTGCGGTGTCGGATGTCCTCGCGTTCACTCTCGTGTTCGCGACGATAATCGGTTCAGTCATGCTGCTGTCCATGACCGGCTTTCAGGCGATGGCCGATTACAGTGACAACGAGCAGCTACGGAACTCCGAACGAGCGATGGAGGCACTCACCGAGAACTTCAACGACATTATGCGGCATGACGGAATCGATAAGCGACGCGGTGAGCTGTCGCTTCAGGAGGGAACGTTCTCGACCGGTTCCGACGGGACGGAACTCACGATCGAGATCGATTCCAATAGCGCCGATGCCAGTCCCACGACTCTCGGCGAACTCACGTACACGACCGGCTCCGATACCATCGCGTACGAGGGCGGAGGCATCGTCCGCTCGGCCGAAAACGGCGGCAGCGTCGTTCTCAAACGCCCGCAACTGACGTGTGACCCAACAAACGAAACGGCCATGATTACGCTCACCTCGATCGAGACGGACAGCAGGTCGATACAGAGTAGCGGGACGCTCGAAGTGACGATGAACGAATTGAACCGCGAAACACAGATCGAGAGCGATGTAAATGAAGTCACTATAACCGCGGACACGGACTACGACAACGCATGGAACACGACACTCGATCGATCCGGGTGGGAGACGGAGTCCTATCCGGACGCGACTTGTACGTCCGACGCGGGTAATCAATTACGTGTTGTCATAACGGTCGTCGAAGCCGATATCGAGTACTGA
- a CDS encoding DUF7266 family protein: MRDRFHRADRGVSITVTHALTIAITTVLIAMLLMAGGTLLENEKENSARTSLETVGERLSDEISNTDRAAAGTNDKVTATADHPRTVAGSSYRVELLPASDCQDNVFLDGSTDCLKLTATDTDPVVYVPVKIDAEISDDSNAVAGGTIEIRHRPANGDPTTGEISIHGGN, encoded by the coding sequence ATGCGTGACCGGTTCCATCGGGCCGACCGCGGCGTTTCGATCACGGTCACACACGCATTGACCATCGCTATCACGACGGTGCTCATCGCGATGCTATTGATGGCCGGCGGCACGCTCCTCGAGAACGAGAAGGAAAACAGTGCGCGAACGTCGCTCGAGACGGTTGGCGAGCGCCTGAGCGACGAAATTTCGAACACCGACCGAGCCGCGGCTGGGACCAACGATAAAGTGACCGCCACTGCCGATCATCCGCGAACGGTTGCAGGATCGTCGTACAGGGTCGAATTGCTCCCTGCGAGCGATTGTCAGGACAACGTATTTCTCGATGGGTCGACCGATTGTCTAAAGTTGACGGCGACCGACACCGATCCGGTCGTCTACGTGCCCGTCAAAATCGACGCGGAGATCAGCGATGACTCGAATGCGGTAGCAGGTGGCACGATCGAAATTCGCCATCGCCCTGCGAACGGCGATCCGACTACCGGTGAAATATCGATCCACGGAGGTAACTAA